AGAAACTCGAATGGACCATATTCACGGGCTTCCCGTTCAAAGGCCCGGATGAATTCACGCCCGATGATCTTGCGCTTCTCTTCGGGATCGCTGACCCCATCCAGGGCACCAAGGAATTCATTGGAAGCATCCACGACCACCAGGTTCACACCGAGGGGACGCAGGGCTTGCTCGACCTGTTCCCGCTCTCCCAGACGCAGCAGACCGTGATCAATGAACACGGCGGTCAGTTGCTCGCCCACGGCCTTGGCCAGCAGCAGGGCCAGGGTGCTGGAATCCACGCCTCCAGAAATGCCCAGCAGCACCTTGCCAGTGCCCACTTTTGCACGCACATCGGCAATGAGTTCTTCCACGATGTGTTCTGCCGTCCAGTCGCGGGCCACACCACACACTTCCAGGAAGTTGAGGAGCACCTGGGTGCCTTTGGGGGTGTGCACCACTTCAGGGTGAAATTGCACCCCATAGCGGCGGGTTTCATTGTTCTCGATGGCAGTGACAGGGGTATCGATGGTTTCTGCAACCACATCGTAGCCCTGGGGCAGGGTGATCACAGAGTCGCTGTGGCTCATCCAGGCGATGAATTCACCCTGCACGCCTGCAAAAAGGGTGCCCGAGTACTTGCTCAATTCGGCCTTGCCGTACTCGCGTTTGCCAGCCCGTTTGACTTCTCCTCCGGCGGTGTGTGCGAGGTACTGCATCCCGTAACAGATGCCCAGAATGGGAACATCCAGATCCAGCACGCCCTGGGCAGGCTTTGGGGCATTCTCGTCGTAAACGCTGCTGGGACCGCCCGAGAGCACCACACCCTGGGGTTTTTCCTGCAGGATGCGCTCTAAAGAAGCACTTCCGGGCAGAATCACACTGTACACACCCAGTTCACGGAAACGTCTGGCAATCAGACGGGTGAACTGGCTACCGAAATCAAGAATCACGATGCTCACAGGAGCCTCCTGGTTTTATGCGGCCCGAAACAGCTGTTTCAGCCCTTGAAAAAATGAGTCGGGACCTTTTGAAACCCCTGTTCCCTGACTGCGCCTGAAAAGAACCAAACCGACATTCTGTGGTGCAAGACCATCAGAAATTCCGTTTGATTATACGGGAAAGGTGAGGGAGGGGTAGGGAGAGGGTTAGGTGGGAAGCCTGGTGCCGAGCGACCCAGCGGTCACAAACCGTTTTGGACCGCGTTGTAGGGTCAAGAAGCGACCCAGCGGTCACAAACCGTTTTGGACCGCGTTG
This window of the Deinococcus roseus genome carries:
- the guaA gene encoding glutamine-hydrolyzing GMP synthase — protein: MSIVILDFGSQFTRLIARRFRELGVYSVILPGSASLERILQEKPQGVVLSGGPSSVYDENAPKPAQGVLDLDVPILGICYGMQYLAHTAGGEVKRAGKREYGKAELSKYSGTLFAGVQGEFIAWMSHSDSVITLPQGYDVVAETIDTPVTAIENNETRRYGVQFHPEVVHTPKGTQVLLNFLEVCGVARDWTAEHIVEELIADVRAKVGTGKVLLGISGGVDSSTLALLLAKAVGEQLTAVFIDHGLLRLGEREQVEQALRPLGVNLVVVDASNEFLGALDGVSDPEEKRKIIGREFIRAFEREAREYGPFEFLAQGTLYPDVIESAGGEGAANIKSHHNVGGLPEDLAFKLVEPFRTLFKDEVREIARLLGLPDHIRLRHPFPGPGLAIRIIGAITREKINILQRVDDIFISGLREYDLYNQTAQALAVLTPIQSVGVMGDERTYSYTVALRAVTSADFMTAEWAFLPYEFLATISNRIVNHVHEINRVVYDITSKPPATIEWE